The Budorcas taxicolor isolate Tak-1 chromosome 5, Takin1.1, whole genome shotgun sequence genome includes a window with the following:
- the LOC128048117 gene encoding olfactory receptor 8S1-like — translation MHNFTFFTEFTLLGLSADPSIQALLFVLFLGIYLLTLVGNTVMILTIKADSRLHTPMYFFLGHLSFLDLGFSSVTVPKMLQNFLSQKKSISAWGCITQSFFFLLYGCAEASLLSAMAYDRYAAVCHPLLYTVVMDRPLCTAMVCAAWLVGLLNSLVNHLFIHKLRFWGSNTVSHFFCELPSLFPLSCSDPTANEFLLSGSSALLGLLTLPLILFSYSRIISAILNIRSSEGQGKAFSTCSSHLTVMLLFYVTALFRYISPASGSVLERVVSIQYSVITPLLNPLIYSLKNQEVKGALQRMLRK, via the coding sequence ATgcacaacttcactttcttcactgaGTTCACCCTCCTCGGGCTGTCTGCTGACCCCTCTATCCAGGCTCTGCTCTTTGTGCTGTTCCTGGGGATTTACCTCCTGACATTAGTGGGGAACACAGTGATGATCTTGACCATCAAGGCTGATTCTCGGCTCCACacacccatgtacttcttccttggACACCTGTCTTTCCTAGATCTCGGTTTCTCCTCAGTCACTGTGCCCAAAATGCTACAGAACTTCTTGTCGCAGAAGAAAAGCATCTCTGCGTGGGGCTGCATCACCCagagtttcttttttctcctttatgggTGTGCTGAAGCCAGTCTTCTCTCTGCCATGGCCTACGACCGCTATGCTGCTGTCTGCCACCCTCTGCTCTACACTGTGGTCATGGACAGGCCTCTCTGCACTGCAATGGTGTGTGCAGCATGGCTGGTGGGGCTTCTGAACTCACTAGTGAATCATCTTTTCATCCACAAGTTACGTTTCTGGGGGTCTAACACCGTCTCCCATTTCTTCTGTGAACTACCGTCACTCTTCCCCCTGTCCTGTTCTGATCCCACTGCCAACGAGTTCCTTCTGTCGGGCTCCAGTGCATTGCTGGGACTTCTGACACTTCCCTTGATCTTGTTCTCTTACTCCAGAATCATTTCTGCCATTCTGAACATCCGTTCCTCTGAGGGCCAAGGcaaggccttctccacctgctcttCCCACCTCACTGTGATGCTCCTGTTCTATGTGACAGCTCTATTCAGGTACATCAGCCCCGCCTCAGGCTCAGTGTTGGAACGAGTGGTCTCTATTCAGTACAGTGTCATCACACCCTTGCTGAACCCTCTCATCTACAGCCTCAAGAACCAGGAGGTGAAGGGCGCTCTGCAAAGGATGCTGAGGAAGTGA